In Nakamurella antarctica, the following are encoded in one genomic region:
- a CDS encoding isoprenyl transferase: MRWPALLYRVYESKLTHDLIGAQRPHHVGVMLDGNRRWARKAGLTDPNDGHRAGAAHITELLQWCQQAEISLVTLWLLSTDNLRRPLDELEPLLEIITDVVDELAAPGQPWKLRIVGALERLPAQMQTRLSAAELRTESRTGVQVNVAVGYGGRQEIADAVKSLLRHKADEGLTGEELFAELDVDAIGEHLYTSGQPDPDLVIRTSGEQRLGGFLLWQSVHSEFWFTDAYWPDFRRVDFLRALRDYAARHRRFGT; encoded by the coding sequence GTGAGATGGCCCGCTCTGCTGTACCGCGTGTACGAATCCAAACTCACCCACGACCTGATTGGGGCGCAGCGTCCGCATCACGTGGGGGTGATGCTCGACGGCAATCGGCGGTGGGCGCGAAAAGCTGGACTCACCGATCCGAACGACGGCCACCGGGCCGGCGCTGCCCACATCACGGAACTGCTGCAGTGGTGCCAGCAAGCAGAGATAAGCCTGGTGACTCTGTGGCTCCTGTCTACTGACAATTTGCGGCGCCCGTTGGACGAGCTGGAGCCATTGCTCGAGATCATCACCGATGTGGTCGACGAGCTTGCCGCGCCGGGTCAGCCTTGGAAGCTACGTATCGTTGGCGCTTTGGAACGCCTCCCAGCCCAAATGCAGACGCGACTGTCGGCCGCAGAATTACGCACCGAAAGCCGGACAGGTGTGCAGGTCAATGTCGCAGTGGGATACGGCGGCCGACAGGAAATTGCGGATGCGGTGAAGTCGCTGCTGCGTCACAAAGCTGATGAAGGGCTCACCGGCGAAGAACTCTTCGCCGAACTTGACGTCGACGCTATCGGCGAGCACCTCTACACCTCGGGTCAACCGGACCCGGACCTGGTGATCCGGACGTCGGGGGAGCAGCGGCTGGGCGGTTTCCTGCTGTGGCAGAGCGTGCACTCGGAGTTTTGGTTTACTGATGCGTATTGGCCAGATTTTCGCCGCGTTGATTTTCTTCGCGCACTGCGCGACTACGCCGCCAGGCACCGCCGGTTCGGCACCTGA
- a CDS encoding DUF885 domain-containing protein: MNLVTEYLKLGLRFDRVVEGYVDAYFGDPALKAQVAGEEQPDPAELGRQAAQLSAEVANTDLTPDRAAFITSHLDALAVGGAVLAGENLSFISEVHSYFQVEIAEIPTQDYEQAHQDVSDLIGGVGDLGDRLSALRAQEACPPELVEKAVATLAAALRERVVEPTGLTGLDEHIGFEIERDVAWSGFNYYLGNFTSRVAVNADIGHRMSQLPVLVAHECYPGHHTEHCRKESLLVQQADQQEQTIFLVNTPQCLMAEGLGDLALTAAVGPGWARWAQGVLAGIGPTYDPDLAEALEIALRPLNTVRQNAAIMLHDKGTDPDVVIAYMKRWLMVDEARARQMLRFMSDPLWRAYTSTYVEGERLLRPWLEARPVGQSALTRFQRLLDEPLTPSVVQAEMRALAH, translated from the coding sequence GTGAATCTGGTAACGGAATACCTCAAACTTGGACTTCGATTCGACCGCGTCGTCGAAGGTTACGTCGATGCCTATTTCGGTGATCCGGCACTGAAAGCGCAGGTGGCAGGTGAGGAACAACCCGACCCAGCCGAGCTGGGGCGGCAGGCGGCGCAGCTGTCGGCCGAGGTGGCCAATACCGATCTGACCCCTGACCGCGCGGCCTTCATCACCAGCCATTTGGACGCACTCGCGGTCGGCGGTGCGGTCTTGGCAGGTGAGAATCTTTCTTTCATCTCCGAGGTGCACTCGTATTTTCAGGTCGAGATTGCCGAGATCCCCACGCAGGATTACGAACAGGCGCACCAGGACGTCTCGGATTTGATCGGGGGCGTCGGCGATCTCGGCGACCGGCTGAGCGCGCTGCGAGCCCAAGAAGCCTGCCCGCCGGAGCTCGTCGAAAAAGCGGTGGCCACCCTCGCCGCGGCGCTTCGTGAGCGGGTCGTCGAACCCACGGGCTTGACTGGTCTGGACGAGCATATTGGCTTCGAAATCGAACGTGATGTTGCGTGGAGTGGATTTAATTACTACCTGGGCAACTTCACCTCGCGGGTGGCGGTAAACGCCGATATCGGCCACCGCATGAGTCAGCTTCCCGTGCTGGTTGCCCACGAGTGCTACCCCGGGCACCACACCGAACACTGCCGCAAAGAGTCGCTGTTGGTGCAGCAGGCAGACCAGCAGGAGCAGACCATCTTTCTGGTGAACACTCCGCAATGTCTGATGGCCGAAGGGCTTGGAGACCTAGCGTTGACAGCCGCGGTGGGACCGGGCTGGGCCCGTTGGGCCCAAGGTGTGCTCGCTGGCATCGGCCCAACATACGACCCGGACCTCGCCGAAGCTCTGGAGATCGCGCTCCGACCGTTGAACACCGTCCGGCAGAACGCGGCAATCATGTTGCACGACAAAGGAACCGACCCAGATGTAGTCATTGCGTACATGAAGCGGTGGCTGATGGTGGACGAGGCCCGAGCGCGCCAGATGCTCAGATTCATGTCGGATCCGCTGTGGCGCGCCTACACATCCACCTATGTGGAAGGGGAGCGGCTACTGCGGCCGTGGCTTGAGGCTCGGCCGGTTGGGCAGAGCGCACTTACCCGGTTCCAACGGTTGCTAGACGAACCGCTGACCCCGTCTGTGGTGCAAGCGGAGATGCGTGCCCTGGCTCACTGA
- a CDS encoding response regulator transcription factor, translated as MADQARLLVVDDEPSLQDIVATSMRFLGYEVSTAATGREAVKAAIAQNPDLVILDVMLPDFDGLEVMRKIRAAGVDAGVLFLSARDTPADKIAGLTAGGDDYVTKPFGLEELAARVAAVLRRVRPDDDSSVVLRVSDLELDEETYQVTRAGQIIDLAPTEYKLLRHMMINANVVLSRQQLLDAVWGTDFYGDDSVVATYISYLRRKIDSGAETPLLFTHRGFGYVLRGQRK; from the coding sequence ATGGCTGATCAGGCCCGACTGTTGGTAGTAGACGACGAACCGTCGTTGCAGGACATTGTTGCCACCTCAATGCGTTTCCTGGGGTACGAGGTGAGCACCGCGGCTACAGGCCGGGAGGCGGTCAAAGCAGCGATCGCGCAGAATCCTGACCTGGTGATTTTGGACGTGATGCTGCCCGACTTTGACGGACTGGAAGTGATGCGGAAGATCCGGGCCGCGGGCGTTGATGCCGGGGTGCTGTTCCTCTCCGCTCGCGACACCCCCGCGGACAAGATCGCCGGACTTACGGCCGGCGGTGACGACTACGTGACCAAACCCTTTGGGCTGGAGGAGCTTGCGGCTCGCGTAGCCGCAGTGCTCCGACGCGTGCGGCCGGACGACGACAGCTCGGTGGTGCTCCGCGTCTCCGATCTTGAGCTGGACGAGGAGACCTACCAAGTCACGCGCGCGGGTCAGATCATCGACCTCGCTCCCACCGAATATAAGCTTTTGCGTCACATGATGATCAACGCAAACGTCGTACTATCCCGGCAACAATTGCTGGACGCGGTCTGGGGCACCGACTTCTATGGCGACGATTCCGTGGTCGCAACCTACATTTCTTATCTCCGACGCAAGATCGATTCCGGGGCCGAAACGCCGCTGCTGTTCACACACCGCGGCTTCGGATACGTGCTGCGTGGCCAACGAAAGTAG
- a CDS encoding sensor histidine kinase — protein MANESRGLGRGGDDPAPAVPLGAASSEMFSSLGSGPVDGEAEDFPAGGPNTAPIPIIIDALGSDSAYSFNPPNENVLPRRRWSLRAKLIGLVIAVAAVALIVADIALPIVVRASLMSSRDANLTAMIASLPPTVSSQSLQRSASNNPLRGEIGWTVIQRGGLVLTIPTADGAEGPVIGNADVSSPITLKAATGEPYRALSLLLSDDGMPVTLVVWSPIEDIESTLDKLVVAELVISVGLLILLGAAASLLIRRELKSLEEMAIAADQIAAGDINRRVDAAHSGVEVERLGNAFNDMLDGISALLDERQAAEARLRQFVADASHELRTPVAAVRGYTDLYAAGALPEDAAVARAMQRMGFESRRMAALVNDLLTLMQADATESMHTESVDLAELLTGVVDDAAAIDPSRVWRMAGLGAGSPGFGAGGLGAPGFAAGGFAAQVPRVLGDRLRLHQLFANLLANIRTHTPAGTAATVAIIPAGRSVVIEVSDNGPGVGTDSLAKLFDRFYREDAARSRESGGAGLGLSIVAAIVKAHGGTVSAAHAQTGGLAVRVKLPLAPVSSPL, from the coding sequence GTGGCCAACGAAAGTAGGGGTCTTGGCCGGGGCGGCGACGACCCTGCGCCTGCGGTGCCGCTGGGCGCGGCGTCGTCAGAAATGTTTTCATCCCTCGGGTCTGGACCTGTCGATGGGGAAGCAGAAGACTTTCCCGCAGGGGGACCCAACACCGCGCCGATCCCGATCATCATCGACGCGCTTGGTTCGGATTCTGCTTATTCGTTCAACCCGCCGAACGAGAACGTACTTCCCAGACGCCGCTGGTCGCTGCGGGCGAAACTTATTGGGTTGGTAATTGCGGTAGCCGCGGTGGCCTTGATAGTGGCCGATATCGCGCTGCCCATCGTGGTCCGAGCTTCGTTGATGAGTAGCCGCGACGCCAACCTCACCGCGATGATCGCCTCCCTCCCACCGACCGTCTCATCGCAAAGCTTGCAACGATCCGCGTCGAATAATCCACTGCGCGGAGAGATCGGCTGGACAGTGATCCAGCGCGGCGGATTGGTGCTCACTATCCCCACCGCAGACGGCGCCGAGGGCCCCGTCATCGGTAATGCCGACGTGAGTTCGCCCATCACCTTGAAGGCGGCAACGGGCGAACCGTACCGGGCGCTGTCCCTGTTGCTATCCGATGACGGCATGCCCGTGACCCTCGTGGTGTGGTCGCCCATCGAAGATATCGAATCCACGTTGGACAAACTGGTAGTGGCTGAGCTGGTGATTTCGGTCGGGTTGCTGATCCTCCTAGGGGCGGCAGCTTCGTTGCTGATCAGACGCGAACTCAAATCGTTGGAAGAGATGGCGATAGCTGCCGACCAGATCGCTGCCGGAGACATCAACCGTCGAGTTGATGCCGCCCACTCCGGGGTCGAGGTGGAGCGCCTCGGCAATGCCTTCAACGACATGCTGGATGGGATTAGCGCGTTATTGGATGAACGGCAGGCCGCCGAAGCGCGCCTACGACAGTTTGTTGCCGACGCCTCCCACGAGTTGCGCACCCCCGTGGCGGCCGTGCGCGGCTACACCGATCTTTACGCCGCTGGCGCACTCCCCGAAGATGCCGCTGTCGCACGTGCCATGCAGCGCATGGGTTTTGAGTCACGGCGGATGGCCGCGCTGGTCAATGACTTGCTGACGCTGATGCAGGCCGACGCCACCGAATCGATGCACACGGAGTCGGTGGACCTTGCAGAATTATTGACCGGAGTGGTGGACGATGCAGCTGCGATCGACCCGAGCCGGGTATGGCGGATGGCCGGTCTCGGCGCAGGCAGCCCCGGGTTCGGGGCGGGCGGGTTGGGGGCTCCCGGGTTCGCGGCCGGGGGCTTCGCAGCACAGGTGCCCAGGGTTTTGGGGGACAGACTCCGGTTGCATCAACTCTTCGCCAACCTCCTCGCCAATATCCGGACCCATACGCCGGCGGGCACCGCCGCAACGGTGGCCATCATCCCGGCGGGACGCAGTGTCGTGATCGAGGTCAGTGACAACGGCCCGGGAGTCGGAACTGATTCGCTAGCAAAGCTTTTCGACCGCTTCTACCGAGAGGATGCGGCGCGGAGCAGGGAAAGTGGTGGGGCTGGCCTGGGCCTTTCCATTGTGGCCGCTATCGTCAAAGCCCACGGCGGCACAGTGAGTGCCGCGCACGCCCAAACAGGTGGGCTGGCTGTCAGGGTGAAGTTGCCGCTCGCGCCGGTCAGTTCCCCCCTGTGA
- a CDS encoding PhoH family protein translates to MQPPHGRRQTYVIDTSVLLSDPAALTRFAEHEVVLPLIVISELEAKRHHPELGYFAREALRLLDDLRIEHGRLDAPVPMGVDGGTLHVELNHTDPSILPLGFRNDSNDSRILACALNLAAEGRAVTLVTKDMPLRVKASAVGLPADEYRAHDVVPSGWTGTTEIEVGSHVLDALFANSVIDLDEARELPCHTGLKLITASGSALGRVTAGKQVRLVRGEREAFGIRGRSAEQRLALELLMDDEVGIVSLGGRAGTGKSALALCAGLELVLERKAHRKVVVFRPLYAVGGQELGYLPGSESEKMGPWAQAVFDTLSAVVSPAIVEEVIARGMLEVLPLTHIRGRSLHDSFVIVDEAQSLERNVLLTVLSRMGTNSRVVLTHDVAQRDNLRVGRHDGIAAVVETLKGHPLFAHITLTRSERSPIAALVTELLEFPEVG, encoded by the coding sequence ATGCAACCCCCACACGGGAGGAGGCAAACCTACGTCATCGATACCTCGGTGCTGCTCAGCGATCCCGCAGCGCTTACCCGTTTCGCCGAGCACGAAGTGGTGCTGCCGCTCATCGTTATTAGCGAGTTGGAGGCAAAGCGGCACCATCCCGAACTTGGCTATTTTGCACGGGAAGCGCTGCGATTGCTCGACGATCTCCGGATTGAACACGGCCGGCTAGACGCCCCGGTTCCGATGGGAGTGGATGGTGGCACCCTGCATGTCGAGCTCAACCACACGGACCCGTCGATCCTCCCGCTCGGGTTTCGAAACGATAGCAACGACTCTCGAATCCTCGCGTGTGCACTCAACCTCGCCGCAGAGGGCCGCGCAGTCACCTTGGTGACCAAAGATATGCCCTTGCGGGTCAAGGCATCTGCGGTTGGACTGCCCGCGGACGAGTACCGCGCCCATGACGTCGTCCCCTCCGGCTGGACAGGCACCACCGAGATTGAAGTGGGGTCACATGTTCTGGATGCCCTCTTCGCAAACAGCGTTATCGACCTCGACGAGGCGCGAGAGTTGCCGTGCCATACGGGGTTGAAGCTCATTACCGCTTCCGGCTCGGCGCTGGGTCGGGTGACTGCGGGTAAGCAGGTTCGGTTGGTGCGTGGAGAAAGGGAGGCCTTCGGGATTCGCGGCCGCAGCGCCGAGCAGCGCCTCGCACTCGAGCTGCTGATGGACGATGAGGTTGGCATTGTGTCCCTCGGCGGGCGCGCGGGTACCGGTAAGTCGGCACTTGCGTTGTGCGCGGGCCTCGAACTTGTGCTCGAACGCAAGGCGCATCGCAAAGTGGTGGTCTTCCGGCCGCTGTACGCGGTGGGCGGTCAGGAACTGGGGTACCTGCCGGGCAGCGAAAGCGAAAAGATGGGTCCATGGGCGCAGGCGGTGTTCGACACACTCAGCGCCGTGGTGTCGCCGGCCATCGTCGAGGAGGTGATAGCTCGCGGCATGCTCGAGGTTCTTCCACTCACCCACATTCGCGGACGATCACTGCACGACTCATTCGTCATCGTCGACGAGGCACAGTCACTGGAGCGAAATGTGTTGCTCACAGTGCTTTCTCGGATGGGCACGAACTCTCGCGTGGTCCTCACGCACGACGTGGCGCAACGGGACAATTTGCGGGTCGGACGTCATGACGGAATCGCCGCCGTTGTCGAGACGCTGAAGGGGCACCCGTTGTTCGCGCACATCACGCTGACCCGGTCGGAACGTTCGCCGATCGCCGCGCTCGTCACCGAGTTGCTGGAGTTTCCGGAAGTGGGCTGA